The following coding sequences lie in one Arachis ipaensis cultivar K30076 chromosome B05, Araip1.1, whole genome shotgun sequence genomic window:
- the LOC107641217 gene encoding pentatricopeptide repeat-containing protein At5g46100-like, which produces MIDASKENPHLAQKLHDVLLESGVIAPPNLFSEIYNELGSPTEEKDEHKPESGQVPDMFTYNTLIDGLGKSGRISCASKLLVEMHNKGQPADIITYNSLLDAMFNIKQHDKALMLFIQMKESGIDPNICTYSILIDGLCKSGRLMDAKEIFQDLCIKNHRPNVRTYTIMINGLCKEGLFEEALSLLLEMEDNDCLSNAVTIETVIHTLFEKIRMT; this is translated from the coding sequence ATGATTGATGCATCCAAGGAAAATCCTCACTTAGCTCAAAAACTACATGATGTTCTACTTGAAAGTGGTGTCATTGCTCCTCCAaatttattttctgaaatttatAACGAGTTAGGCTCCCCAACTGAAGAAAAAGATGAACACAAACCAGAAAGTGGACAGGTTCCCGACATGTTTACTTACAATACTCTAATTGATGGCTTGGGAAAATCAGGGAGAATCTCTTGTGCTTCAAAGCTTCTTGTTGAGATGCATAATAAAGGTCAACCTGCTGATATAATCACTTACAATTCCTTGTTGGATGCGATGTTCAATATCAAACAACATGACAAGGCACTTATGTTATTTATTCAGATGAAAGAGAGTGGCATTGATCCAAATATATGCACGTACAGTATACTTATTGATGGCCTATGTAAAAGTGGAAGACTTATGGATGCAAAAGAGATTTTTCAAGATCTTTGCATTAAAAACCATCGTCCAAATGTGAGGACATACACTATTATGATCAATGGGCTCTGCAAAGAGGGCTTATTTGAAGAAGCATTGTCCCTGCTGTTGGAAATGGAAGACAATGATTGCTTATCAAATGCTGTGACTATTGAAACAGTTATTCATACTTTGTTTGAAAAGATCAGAATGACATAG
- the LOC110262581 gene encoding serine/threonine-protein kinase EDR1-like, protein MVAAVAKSNTDSNIELSVAAAATATAAAVVATTAAVSKQYEQGSRSDGHMDGTAYEPKGSGDGENIVVGANSGDRISDRSIVSNDSIKSDFILDDVAKYDIPLEEITLAERIGLGSYGEVYRGKWRGTEVAVKRFLDQDISGESLEEFKSEVIFH, encoded by the exons ATGGTAGCTGCTGTAGCAAAGTCAAACACTGACTCGAACATTGAGCTTTCAGTAGCTGCAGCGGCCACTGCAACTGCTGCAGCTGTAGTAGCAACCACTGCAGCTGTCAGCAAACAGTATGAGCAAGGCAGTCGAAGTGACGGACACATGGATGGCACTGCTTATGAGCCGAAGGGTAGTGGTGATGGTGAGAATATTGTGGTAGGAGCAAATTCAGGTGATAGAATATCTGATAGATCTATAGTAAGCAATGACAGTATAAAATCTGATTTTATATTAGATGATGTTGCCAAATATGACATTCCGTTGGAGGAAATTACACTGGCTGAACGTATCGGACTTG GATCGTATGGGGAGGTATACCGTGGTAAATGGCGTGGAACA GAAGTTGCTGTAAAAAGATTTCTTGATCAAGATATATCTGGTGAATCACTTGAAGAATTCAAAAGTGAGGTAATATTTCATTAG